The DNA segment ACTTTTTATTTTGTTTTGCCTAAACATGAGTTATACAAAAAAATCATTGTGCCTTTAGCGATAGCTTCTATTGCATTGAATTTTGTGCTCAATGCTCATTTCTTACCCACTGCATTTCAATATCACGGTGGAATAAGGGCCAGTGATGCTTATAGTGAACTAGCCAATGAAAACGAAGACCTATACACCTATAAATTCAGACAATTTGAAACTTATTTTTACCCTTCAAAAATATCATCTTGGTATAAAGAAAAAGAAGATTTTGAAAAGGTGATGAATAATAATCATTATTGGGTTGTGACAGATGAAAAAGGAATTCAGGAGATAAAGGAGATGGTGGGTGATCGTATTAGCTATGAAAAGATTTTTCCACATCGCTTAATTTCCCGAATGTCATGGGACTTTCTGAATCCCGCTACACGTGAAAAATCACTAAAAAAAGTATATTTACTAAAAGTAGATTAAGATTATAAAATATATAACATGAAGATATCTGTAGTTATTCCGGTATATAATGAGCAGGGTAATATTACTCCATTGGTAGATCAAGTGTATGAAGCATTAAAGCCATCAAAATACGATTTTGAAACCATATTGATCAATGATGGATCCAAGGATAAGACTGTTGAAGAAATAAAGCAGCAAAAAGGAAAAAATGTTGTTTTAATCGATCTAAGAAAAAACTTTGGTCAGTGTCCTGCTTTAAAGGCTGGTATTGATTATGCTACCGGAGATATCATTGCTACGTTGGATGGTGATTTACAAAATGATCCTGCTGATTTAATTAAGATGATGGAGGTGATGGAAGAGACTGGTTGTGATGTGGTTACTGGCATTAGGGCTAAGCGTAAGGATGGCATGTTATTAAGAAAGATACCTTCTAAGATTGCCAATGCGCTGGTTCGCAAAGTATCGGACACACCTATCATCGATAATGGTTGTGCCATCAAAGTCTTTAAAAGTGAAGTAGCAAAAGACATTCCTTTATATGGAGAGATGCACCGCTTTATTGCTATTCTTGCTATTAATGAAGGTGCAAGGGTGGAACAGATTCCTGTTAATCATAGGGCACGAGTGGCAGGAGAATCGAAATATGGATTGTCACGTACTTTTAAAGTGGTTAGTGATCTGATATTAATGCGCTTTACCAATAAATATGCACAGAAACCCATGCATTTTCTTGGCCCTATTGGAGCTGGAAGTTTTACGATTGGTGTAATTTTGATGTTTTACTTGTTGATTGTGAAATTAATGGGGCAGGATATCTGGGGTAGACCATTGATTTTTGCGGCTATTATATTTCTTTTTGGTGGTTTTCAGCTTATCATGTCTGGTATTACACTGGATTTATTAATGAGAACGAATCACGAATCCCAAGAAAAGAAAATTTATAAGGTACGTAAAAGAGAAGCCATATAGAA comes from the Saccharicrinis fermentans DSM 9555 = JCM 21142 genome and includes:
- a CDS encoding glycosyltransferase family 2 protein, producing the protein MKISVVIPVYNEQGNITPLVDQVYEALKPSKYDFETILINDGSKDKTVEEIKQQKGKNVVLIDLRKNFGQCPALKAGIDYATGDIIATLDGDLQNDPADLIKMMEVMEETGCDVVTGIRAKRKDGMLLRKIPSKIANALVRKVSDTPIIDNGCAIKVFKSEVAKDIPLYGEMHRFIAILAINEGARVEQIPVNHRARVAGESKYGLSRTFKVVSDLILMRFTNKYAQKPMHFLGPIGAGSFTIGVILMFYLLIVKLMGQDIWGRPLIFAAIIFLFGGFQLIMSGITLDLLMRTNHESQEKKIYKVRKREAI